One genomic segment of Candidatus Fukatsuia endosymbiont of Tuberolachnus salignus includes these proteins:
- the wecA gene encoding UDP-N-acetylglucosamine--undecaprenyl-phosphate N-acetylglucosaminephosphotransferase, which yields MSIEILIIFLFSLAFLFFARIVAKKVGLVDKPNHRKCHQGLIPLVGGISVYASICFAFLNSSQNIPHFRLYLACAGVLVLIGALDDRFDISIKIRALVQALVGIVMMVYAELYLCSFGHVFGSWELGLGPFAYVITLLSVWASINAFNMVDGIDGLLGGLSCVSFGALGILLYQKNHFEVALWCFAMIAAIMPYILLNLGLLGHRYKVFMGDAGSTLIGFTAMWLLLQTTQGVSHPIKPVTALWIIAIPLMDMIAIMYRRLRKGMNPFLPDRQHIHHLIMRAGFTSRQAFVLITLAAVLLAAVGMMGEYLTFVPEWIMLLLFFLVFFIYGYCIKRAWRVARFIKRVKRRIRGATKHIS from the coding sequence ATGAGTATAGAAATTCTAATCATCTTCCTGTTTTCTCTAGCCTTTTTGTTTTTCGCACGCATAGTGGCAAAAAAGGTTGGTTTGGTCGATAAACCTAATCATCGTAAATGTCATCAGGGTCTGATCCCTTTGGTTGGTGGTATCTCGGTTTATGCGAGTATTTGTTTTGCTTTTCTAAACAGTAGCCAGAATATTCCTCATTTCAGGCTCTATTTAGCCTGTGCGGGCGTGTTGGTGCTAATAGGTGCACTGGATGACAGGTTTGATATCAGTATCAAGATCCGCGCCTTAGTACAAGCATTGGTGGGCATTGTGATGATGGTTTACGCCGAGCTGTATCTATGCAGTTTTGGTCATGTGTTCGGTTCCTGGGAATTAGGATTAGGCCCCTTTGCTTACGTGATCACACTACTTTCCGTTTGGGCATCAATCAATGCTTTCAATATGGTTGATGGGATAGATGGCCTATTAGGTGGACTATCCTGTGTTTCCTTTGGCGCACTCGGCATATTGTTATATCAAAAAAACCACTTTGAAGTCGCTTTATGGTGTTTTGCGATGATTGCCGCCATTATGCCCTATATTTTGTTAAACCTCGGTTTATTAGGACATCGCTATAAAGTTTTTATGGGTGATGCAGGCAGCACACTGATCGGTTTTACCGCAATGTGGCTATTGTTACAAACTACACAGGGTGTTTCACATCCGATCAAACCGGTCACCGCATTATGGATTATTGCTATTCCTCTGATGGATATGATCGCCATTATGTACCGTCGTTTACGCAAAGGCATGAACCCGTTTTTACCTGATCGTCAACACATCCACCATCTGATCATGCGGGCGGGTTTCACGTCGAGACAAGCTTTTGTGTTAATTACGTTGGCTGCTGTATTGCTTGCTGCCGTAGGTATGATGGGTGAATATCTGACTTTTGTGCCAGAATGGATAATGTTGTTATTATTTTTTCTGGTATTTTTTATATATGGCTACTGTATTAAACGAGCTTGGCGCGTGGCACGTTTCATCAAACGCGTAAAACGTCGGATACGGGGAGCGACTAAACATATATCTTAA
- the rho gene encoding transcription termination factor Rho, producing the protein MNLTELKNKSVPELVKLGEEEMKLESLARMRKQDIIFAILKQHAKSGADIFGDGVLEILPDGFGFLRSADSSYLAGPDDIYVSPSQIRRFNLRTGDTISGKIRPPKEGERYFALLKVSEVNYDKPENSRNKILFENLTPLHANSRLRMERGNGSTEDITARVLDLATPIGLGQRGLIVAAPKAGKTVLLQNIASSIAYNYPDAVLMVLLIDERPEEVTDMQRSVKGEVIASTFDEPASRHVQVAEMVIDKAKRLVEHKKDVIILLDSITRLARAYNTVVPASGKVLTGGVDANALQRPKRFFGAARNVEEGGSLTILATALVDTGSKMDEVIFEEFKGTGNCEMCLSREIADKRIFPAIEFNRSGTRKEELLTTPDESQKMFILRKVLHPMGKVEAMEYLLGKLVQCKTNDEFFEMMKKHSR; encoded by the coding sequence ATGAATCTTACCGAATTAAAGAATAAGTCAGTCCCTGAATTAGTAAAACTTGGCGAAGAAGAGATGAAGCTGGAAAGTCTCGCTCGCATGCGTAAACAAGACATTATCTTCGCTATTCTTAAGCAACACGCAAAAAGTGGAGCCGATATCTTTGGTGATGGCGTATTGGAGATATTACCGGATGGATTTGGTTTTCTCCGCTCTGCAGACAGTTCCTACCTTGCCGGTCCCGACGATATTTATGTTTCTCCCAGCCAGATTCGTCGTTTCAACCTGCGTACTGGCGACACGATTTCTGGTAAAATCCGTCCACCGAAAGAAGGTGAACGTTATTTTGCCCTATTGAAAGTGAGTGAAGTTAACTACGATAAACCAGAAAACTCCCGTAATAAAATTTTGTTTGAAAATCTGACACCTTTACATGCTAACTCACGTTTACGTATGGAGCGTGGTAATGGTTCAACAGAAGATATAACCGCCCGTGTATTGGATCTGGCTACTCCCATTGGTCTTGGTCAACGTGGTTTGATCGTTGCAGCACCAAAAGCGGGTAAAACAGTTTTGTTGCAAAATATTGCCTCCAGCATTGCCTATAATTATCCAGACGCTGTTTTGATGGTACTACTGATTGATGAGCGTCCAGAAGAAGTGACAGACATGCAACGTTCAGTTAAAGGTGAAGTGATTGCTTCTACTTTTGATGAACCCGCATCCCGTCATGTGCAAGTAGCTGAAATGGTCATTGATAAAGCCAAACGTCTGGTTGAACATAAAAAGGATGTTATCATCCTGCTCGATTCAATTACTCGTTTGGCTCGTGCCTACAACACGGTAGTGCCAGCTTCAGGGAAAGTTTTAACCGGTGGTGTCGATGCTAACGCTTTACAGCGACCTAAACGTTTTTTTGGTGCCGCCCGTAACGTTGAGGAAGGAGGCAGCCTGACCATCCTGGCCACTGCGCTGGTCGATACCGGTTCTAAAATGGATGAAGTTATCTTTGAAGAATTTAAAGGTACTGGTAACTGTGAAATGTGTTTATCGCGTGAAATTGCTGACAAACGCATTTTCCCGGCAATTGAGTTCAATCGTTCTGGTACACGTAAAGAAGAACTACTCACGACTCCTGACGAGTCACAAAAAATGTTTATTTTACGTAAAGTGCTCCATCCAATGGGGAAAGTTGAGGCTATGGAGTACCTCCTAGGCAAATTGGTACAGTGTAAAACTAACGATGAATTCTTCGAAATGATGAAAAAACATTCACGTTAA
- the wzzE gene encoding ECA polysaccharide chain length modulation protein: MSVEKNVTNNGLLVDNELDIHGLCRSLWCGKLWIMGMVILFALIALAVSYLMKPRWIAVAITDKPTVNSLAGYYSQQQLLRNLDMHISGSTPSNERPSIPDEAYNEFTTQLAAYDTRRDFWRQSDYYKQRQQDDTQTDARLLDELVNDISVSVRDNKKMLNDSVKLIAETAAEANTLLRQYVNFANKRATSHLNDEIQGAWAARTQAIKAQIKQQEAVTHAVYTRELNRVQQALKIASQQKINRNQTDVSTEQLPNSELFLLGRPILQARLEMLEASGENFGPDYDQNRALLATLNVKPTLDAKFQTYRYLQTPEEPVTRSSPRRAFLMIMWGAIGGLIGAGIVLSRRISMLQASSVVY, from the coding sequence ATGTCCGTAGAAAAAAATGTGACAAACAATGGGTTACTCGTTGATAACGAATTGGATATTCATGGTCTTTGCCGTAGTCTATGGTGTGGCAAACTATGGATTATGGGGATGGTCATTTTGTTTGCCCTTATTGCTTTGGCAGTTTCCTATTTAATGAAGCCGCGGTGGATCGCAGTGGCGATCACAGATAAGCCCACTGTCAATAGTTTGGCTGGATATTATTCACAGCAGCAACTTTTACGCAATTTGGATATGCATATCTCTGGCTCTACCCCCAGTAATGAGCGGCCGAGTATTCCTGATGAAGCATATAATGAATTTACTACCCAATTAGCGGCCTATGATACGCGCCGCGATTTCTGGCGCCAAAGTGATTACTACAAGCAACGTCAACAAGATGATACTCAAACTGACGCACGATTACTTGACGAATTAGTCAACGATATTTCGGTCTCAGTACGTGATAATAAAAAAATGCTCAACGACAGTGTGAAACTGATCGCCGAAACTGCAGCAGAAGCGAATACTTTATTACGTCAATATGTCAATTTTGCCAACAAGCGAGCAACCAGCCACTTGAATGATGAGATCCAGGGAGCTTGGGCGGCTCGAACGCAAGCAATCAAAGCGCAAATTAAACAACAAGAGGCGGTCACACATGCTGTTTATACACGTGAGCTAAATAGAGTACAGCAAGCTTTGAAAATCGCCAGTCAGCAAAAGATAAACCGTAATCAGACGGACGTTTCAACCGAACAACTGCCTAACTCCGAATTGTTTCTACTCGGTAGGCCAATACTACAAGCGCGTTTGGAGATGCTAGAAGCATCCGGTGAAAATTTTGGTCCTGATTACGACCAAAACCGGGCGCTTCTAGCAACATTAAATGTAAAACCGACTCTAGATGCAAAATTCCAGACCTACCGTTATCTACAAACACCGGAAGAACCTGTTACCCGTAGCAGCCCAAGGCGTGCTTTTCTGATGATAATGTGGGGTGCCATTGGCGGATTAATCGGCGCAGGTATCGTTTTGTCACGTCGTATTAGTATGTTACAGGCTTCGTCTGTCGTTTACTGA